TCAAATCCTTGTTCGTAAAACTCAGTGTTTAAAAGCTTCGGCTTCTCTGGGTTTTGTCCACATCCAGCCTGGTAGGGGCTAGAGGAAAAGCAATGTGTACTGATGTGATGCTTAGTCAGTGCAAAAATCTCAAGGTCAGAGGACCAATTTGTTGCTTTCCCTGCTTCCCAGGACAGATTGGATAGCTCTTAAATCCGGTCGGTTTTGACTCTGACATGACCAATTGCTTTTAAATCTACTCTTTTGCTTTTGGCAGAGAAACCTTCCTCCCAGGTGCTAACCTGATGACCTGAAAATAGCAGTGAGCTTTAATCTGAGCCCTGAAAACGACCcattcgataaatatcattgagaaTCGTTTGGGTAAGAAAAAGAGGCAGTTTGGCTTTTATTGTTAGAATATTACAGGTGGgacccaccctcccccatccctccatgaGTTGTCACCACCGTCAAAAATCCAGCTCAGTAAAGCTTTAAGTGACCAGTTACTTTGTCGATCAAGTCTGCGGGACCCGGGCCGATTCCCAGGACAGTCTTGGATCCCGCTTCTATTTGAGTACGGCCGGCATCCTGGATTAAACTCACAGTCAGCCCCAGCAATTTGGCGTGAGTTAATAGTTCAGCCAGCGTCTCCTCGTCCGGAGCCTTGACTACCACTTTAGGCTGGCCGCAATATTCCCACTCTTTGAGCAACCCCGGGTTTCTCCTCTGGAGCTGCTTGTAGGCGGAGACGGCCGCGTGAGCGCACTGGGCGGccgccttcccctttcccatcttcaGGTCGTTGCGGACCACGAGGATCATCTTAAATTCCCCGCTCTCCCCCATGATGTTTGCTTCGGTCGTGGTCTCTGGGCTTATCTTGTTGGCAGGGCTCGGGGGTTTGGTCCCCAAGCAAACTCGGAGGCCCCAGCCCAAGCACATGCCACAGGCAACCCCAGCCACCAGGCTGAGCGATCCTGGCTGGGCAAAGTAATCCATGATCACCGACTTGGACAGcatcttggagagagagagagacaaacacacacatattacTGATCGCTTATCCGGCAAAGCCAATGTGTGTCAAACAAAGGCCCCAGTAAGCCTTTCTAAACTACCACAATCAAATCCTAGTACAGCCATAGAACTAGccctgtggaagcagcatggcatagtatagATCACGAGCCTAGGAACCacagggtcatgagttctaatcctggctctgccacttgtctactctctgACTCTGGGCCAGggccttcctttctctgtgcctcagttcccccatctgtaaaatggggactgagaatgtgaaccccatgtgggacagggactgcgtccaaccccatttgcttgtatccaccccagcgcatactacagggcctggcacatagtaagcacttaaataccataattactattataatatccATTAATGGGAGAACATAGTAGCTCAGGGGTGGCAAGTACAGTAAAGGGAGGGTTCAGACTTGGTGCTGGAGGGTAGTAGTGGAAC
This region of Ornithorhynchus anatinus isolate Pmale09 chromosome 17, mOrnAna1.pri.v4, whole genome shotgun sequence genomic DNA includes:
- the PTRH2 gene encoding peptidyl-tRNA hydrolase 2, mitochondrial: MLSKSVIMDYFAQPGSLSLVAGVACGMCLGWGLRVCLGTKPPSPANKISPETTTEANIMGESGEFKMILVVRNDLKMGKGKAAAQCAHAAVSAYKQLQRRNPGLLKEWEYCGQPKVVVKAPDEETLAELLTHAKLLGLTVSLIQDAGRTQIEAGSKTVLGIGPGPADLIDKVTGHLKLY